A part of Sinorhizobium chiapasense genomic DNA contains:
- the map gene encoding type I methionyl aminopeptidase — MTLNNDEDLERLKEIGRVCANALQAMAEALEPGITTAELDAIGRKVLEDAGARSAPELCYQFPGATCISVNEEIAHGIPGARVIRAGDLVNIDVSAEKDGIFADTGASFPVPPVTAAIDRLCRDGKRAMWVGLKQVRPGQSLAAIGNAIGDFARKNRYSLVTNLASHGIGRSLHEEPGEIATWPDRSERRQMTDGMVFTVEPFLSMGAHWAEGGDDDWTLYSEPRAPTVQYEHTIVVTRGGPLVVTLPG; from the coding sequence ATGACCCTCAACAACGACGAAGATCTTGAGCGGCTGAAGGAAATCGGCCGCGTCTGCGCCAATGCATTGCAGGCCATGGCCGAGGCCCTCGAACCCGGCATCACCACGGCCGAACTCGACGCGATCGGCCGCAAGGTGCTGGAGGATGCGGGCGCACGCTCGGCGCCGGAGCTTTGCTATCAGTTCCCCGGCGCGACCTGCATCAGCGTCAACGAGGAAATCGCCCACGGCATCCCCGGCGCCCGCGTGATCCGCGCCGGCGATCTCGTCAATATCGACGTTTCGGCGGAGAAGGACGGTATCTTTGCCGACACTGGGGCTTCGTTTCCGGTGCCGCCGGTGACCGCAGCAATCGACAGGCTTTGCCGCGACGGCAAGCGCGCCATGTGGGTCGGGCTGAAGCAGGTCCGCCCGGGTCAATCCCTGGCGGCGATCGGCAATGCCATCGGCGACTTCGCCCGCAAGAACCGCTATTCGCTCGTCACCAACCTCGCGAGCCACGGCATCGGCCGCTCGCTGCACGAGGAGCCGGGCGAGATCGCCACCTGGCCTGACCGGTCCGAGCGGCGGCAAATGACCGACGGCATGGTTTTCACCGTCGAGCCGTTCCTGTCGATGGGCGCCCACTGGGCGGAAGGCGGGGACGACGACTGGACGCTCTACAGCGAGCCGCGCGCCCCGACGGTGCAGTATGAACATACCATCGTCGTCACGCGCGGCGGACCGTTGGTCGTGACCTTGCCAGGGTGA